Genomic DNA from Prunus persica cultivar Lovell chromosome G1, Prunus_persica_NCBIv2, whole genome shotgun sequence:
CAAACGCAAAGCTGGTGGATGGTGATGATTATGGGTGAAACAGAAACCCACCAAGAACCATAGATAGATATAGTACAAGAAGAGTCCTCCAAATCAAACAAGGAGAAGGGCATGCAAAACAATGATGAGAGAAATTGAGTAACAATCCCAAAATTGACGACCAATGTGTTAAACATATTGACCCAGCAAGCAGAGCATTATGAGCCTCATAAAAGAGACTTGGACCCATCTGCCCCATCATCGAACAATGCCAAACCAAAATCGCCATCAGCTATCAAATCAAACCACAAGGCGCAGTTTGCTCAACTCCATTAAAAAATGGCATGGACATTTATACAATCTTTCTGTGCAAGGTGAAAATGTAtcgataatatatatgtacgtTTTGCAGACATAAATGAGAGATGACGAAAATGTATCGATAATATATCTGTACGTTCTGTATTGATAATAAATGAGAAATCGAAATATTATCAATAACATATCGACAATCAAACATCCTGGGGACTACAATAATATGTATGATTTGTGTGGTCCTCAACTACTCATGGGGCAGAGTTCAGATGACCTATCCCCTCTTCAGCCCCACAAGATGCACAGAGCTGCAGTTGGCCTCTCAATGTTGATTTGGTTTGGGTAACAATTCTAGGTAAACCATTATTTCTGATGTTGGTGTTGGATTTCGAATGTACAAATTTGATATGATTTGTTCAactaatttgaatttgttctcggaaaattacaatttaatataaaacgaTGACCTGTTTATACAAATGAAACTTGCGGTCAATCATACATGTGTTATTTGCCACCTTTGTTGACGGAAAAGTCAAAGGAATGAACAGCTAGCCATTTGGTTAATAACAAAATTTCTGCGACTTATAAAATCCACCGACAGTGTCAAAATGGGAAGGACtgctttttcttctgttttgttttacaTTTGGTCAACCCAATTGGGTTCaataaaaaacttcaaatacCTACTACCAAAAAGTAATACAGTTTTTGAAGTCGACATTATATTTGAGTAGGTTGGTtcttaaaattatgaaattatagTTGATTTTATTAATCTGATCGATTTCtcctatttaattttttttttaaagattcgAATTATAAATCTCTTTGAACTTCTTGAGAATAAACTTCTCATGTCGAATGCTACAAGATAAGAATGGAGGATGTTCATTCCCATGTTTGGGAATGATGGGAAATGAGGACTATGAACTATCATTTTCTCTCATTTCCATGTTTGATTTGTGCAATATTAAGAATGAAAAGTTCGGTTTTCCAACAacacttttgattttttagtaCTAAAATATATCAATATGAAGAGTTTTTTAatggtaaaaaataatatttaaaaataataacatgagTAAATTAGTCTAAAAAACCTACATTAAATAATTTCCCAAGTGGGGAGAAAAATGGTATGAAATTTCTGCTACATGGGAAGTTCATATTCATGAGTCCAGAAACCTTGAACTAAACGGACCCTAAATAGAGAAATGTTACTAGATCAAAAGCTAGTTGGCGATGCAATCTTTTTAGGGTATTGTTTGGAAGTGATTATGGCCTTCCCATAATTAATTAGGGGGAAAAACATCTCTCATGTACTTCTTCACATAGTGATTATATGGAGAAGTGATTTTTCATAGAAGTGATTATTAGCTTATCcataagagcatctccaaggggATAACGCTATGGGCTCCAACTTGTTCCCAACTTTTGGATACCAACACATGCGGCACATGACATAGCAACATATGTCATctattttaattacataatttgttatataaataaaagaatttctcactgaaaaaagatataattttataaaataaaataaacccaTTTAATATTTAGGTCCCTTCCGTCTTCCTCCTTGCCCCTCCCCCCTTCttgaaaaaccctagaaattcAACAGTCCTCcatgtaaaaaaaacccatttgTTACTGCTGGAACATATTGGTTTTCCAGTACCCAGGCTTCAAATTGACTGTCCAAACTGACATTAGCAATTTCATTAGACTGCTCATTAATGAGAGATGATCCATATATAGGCTTCGAGCTTTGAATTTGAGAAGTTTCAACTGGTGACAGTTGAAAGGAAGGAGCTGAATGCTTTGATTGGAATTGTTCACCCAACTATAGTTACAACATGAAAAATCCACATCCACGACACTTGCACCTAGATTATCTTGCAAACATATATTTTGACTTGAATTCTGACTTTGATTCCCATACTGATATCCACCTTAAAAATATTGGCTATCGTGAAGGACTGTTgaatttctagggttttttcagaagggggggaggggggcAGGGAGGAAAAGGGAGGGGGACTTAAGTATAAAGGGGGGGggatttaattattaaaaaaaaaattaaaggattACGGGGGGACGGGGGATGTAAATGATCTAAGAAAGGATGNNNNNNNNNNNNNNNNNNNNNNNNNNNNNNNNNNNNNNNNNNNNNNNNNNNNNNNNNNNNNNNNNNNNNNNNNNNNNNNNNNNNNNNNNNNNNNNNNNNNACAAATTATGTAATTCAAATAGATGAGATGGCAGATGACATGGGTTGCCATGTCATGTGCCATATGTGTTGGTATCTAAAAGTTGGTAAACAAGTTGGTGCCCGTAGCGTTATTGTATCAAATACCACAGTCCTGAtatcttggactacaggggtccaaacggttcactcactcttgcactcattttaagaaacttttctgaaccattgaattaatatccaacggtgggtaaccacaatttcttggactcctgtggtccaagagattggaactgtcaaataccaaacatcaaatttaaatttgatggatgatgtggcaatttgacatttaCAGAGTTTTACACTCCATCTAttatgtcaaattaaattattattttattacattttagtgTTGAATTAaattggaaagagaaagaaggaaaaaatttgTAATAGTCAAATCATTCAAGataaagaatttaaaaaaaaatgttatttttattagCTATTAAATGTCTATATGACACTTTTGACATATCGGTTGGAGATACTCTAACCACTCTCAAACGAGTATTTGAATGATATTATTCTGCGTTATCGGGATTAACTAGAAGGTTCAGGTTGAATTCAACCAGTAAGAGTATGACTAATGTCATTATATTATAATCAAAAGTTGGAGTAGGGTTAATGAagcacaaacaaaaagaaaagagtaaaGGGTTAAAGTAGAAAAGCCATGAAAGAAAAGAGGGACGATGGTGGGTCATGGATGCCAAATTCATGAAGAAGTGGTGGAACATACTGGAAAGGAACCTAAAACCACTGACAGTTGTTTTCCACACAACACGCACCACCCCCACAAGCCATAACAAGACaatattgttctttttctcctcACAACATTATTGTGTGGACTTTATGCCATTGAATTTTTACCTCACCTCACTTAAAAACTAACTTCTTAATATGAtgaattgtttatttttcaagtcgGCCTCAAAAGAGTCAACAAATCCaatttgagaaaattgaaCTACTTGATTATTATCATgattatttcattgtttacatgaaatattatattcatCTATTTAATCTATTTATTTGATCATAATTATAGGACTTaatattgtccaatttcattgatttATCTTCAATGTTGTGAGACTCCACTTATTGCCAATTCATTTTAGGTTAGATGCTCGCCTTATTAACTTACTAACCGACAAGCATCACATCTATAATTCTTCTGAAAAGAgccaaaaaaagggaaaagaaaacaagttaGAATCCTATGCCTTGTTCTTAATGATTAGTGCAGCCAAAAAGTGGTGTTTGATTTGCGGGGGTCACTTATCTAAGACCCTTgatttggaatttggattAGAACGACTTTAATTTGGACTTGGATGAGTACTTGGAGTTATTAGTTATAAAACAGAGAAGAATTGTGGCCAAATCTGACAAAGGAGGTCGTTTTCAGTTAATTCTCCTTGCTTTCTTTGACACCATGAAGTTGCTTTGGACTATTGTCTATCGTTTATGTCGCAGGTCTCATTTCTTTCAGGTCTTGGAACTTTCCCACTCTCAGTTTTTGTCCGGATTAGCAAACCATAATCCGAATTTAATCAAATTTAGTCAAATTATATCCAAATTGGGTCCAGGGTCCAGATTAGTTAGGACAGCAGGTAAAACATAGTTGAAAAGCTTCACCAAAGAAGAAACTTGCTTTGCATCAAATTGAATGAATTAAATTTGGTTATCAAAAAAACAATCAGAGATTCTTGTCTGTTGATATATaacgaaaaaagaagaaaaatttgtcAACAAATTCTAATATTACAAAACACAAAGAGACATCATCACAAATCGATTTTACGTATATCCGAGCATCAAAATCCCCCCACAACGACGAATCTCTTCATTTCAGTCCCCTCTCTTCCACCCAACCATTTTCATGCACAAGTTGCAAGAACAGGCTTTAGAACAATTCATACAACATAGGAAAAAAATACTAGGAAAACATCATACAAAATGAACAAAGAGTAAGTCATTTATAGGCAGGCAAATGAGGATCACAATAATATCAGTAAGGAGTGTAGTAGTACCCGGCCGCCGGCGGCATCCCAATTCCATTAGCCGGAGGCATACCATAAGGTGCTGCTCCGTAGTACCCCGGAGCGCTCATTTTCGCCAAACTACCTTGGCCTTGCATTCCCTCCTTGGCATACTGATTCCATACCTGCTGCTCCTGCACAAGCAAATGCTGTTTCTTCTCTAGATCCGCCATTTGCACATAGGAAGGTGGTGGAACGGTTAATGATGCAGCAAACGGGTCCTGATTCACCGCTTGAACCGTCCCGTCTGGGGCGGGAAGAGCCAACACCGGTGTGGCGCTCTTCCCTGGCCCGGGCAATGCTACACTACTAGCACTACCGCCAGTCAATTGGGAAGTACTCACATGCTGCCTCACAACGCCCTGATCATACATTCCATCCAATAACAACGGATCAAGCCCGCCACCCAGATTTTGTTTCTGCCTAgataaattgcttgctgtttCTACCAATGCCAGTTCCCAATCTGCCTTCCCGGGCTCCGCGGCAGGGGTCTGCCAAGCCGAGGTGACTTGGGGCTGCCCATCTGATGGGAAAGCTTCCCATGATCCATTTGCAGGTCCACTACCACCAGGACCAGCaaacaaagccaaagccaactTATTCCCCTGTGCATCAGCTGAAACCCCATCATCCCTCAAATCCACCAAGTCCGGTACCACTTCCTGTTTGGGCTCCGCCTTCACCACAACCTCAGGGGGCGGTGGCGGAGTGTAATTCTCCGGCGCCGGCAACGCCTTAATCTCATTCATATTTTGGGGCTCCTCCTCTTGAGGAGGCGGAGGAACAGGCTCCACTTTCCTCTCAGGACTCTTGGTTCCCTTCGACCTGTCCCTCACAAACTCCTCCAATGTGTCCAACAACTTAGTTCCAATCCTCTGCACCTCTGGATACTCTGAAGACCGGGCCAGACCCGAATCCTTGCACCAGGCATAAAACCCGACAAGCTCATCAATCTGCTTTGCCGCGCTCGCATAAGCATCAAGGGCTTTCACACAATCCGGATACTCCATATCGAAAAACTTATCAAGCAAAACCGCCAAAACCTCACAGATATCACCATACAGCTGAAAGCTCTCCCTCACCACCGGGTACACAGCAACCAAAACCATCCGACTAATCTTCGCCAAACCCGTGGGTCGGGTCGCCAGAAACCGATCCAACAGCCTCTGTAAATGACCCATCTTCGCAAAAATCTGCTCCGGCTTCATATCCCTCAATGGGGTCACAGCCCTCTTCTCATCTCGCCCGTTTCGACTCACCGATTCATTCATATCCCCGTAAGATCTCGACTTTCTCATCCCCCCTCCATTCTCATAGTCCCTAAACTCCCGATCTCGCTCTCCTCCATACTCATACTCGTAATTCCTCGGCGGCGGAGACCTGTAATGCGAAGACCCATTAGAACCAATCGAGCTCTGCCGATctccaacaccaccaccaccaccaccaccactcttcCTCTCGAATAGCATGAGCTCGAGCCTCTGATCCAAGTACAGAGCGTATGTCCTCACAAAAGCAGAGTGATCCCACGAGCTCGAGTGAGCCTCGTCCCTGAAATCCGATAGGTTCAGGAGGCGGGTCCCCCTCCGGGTCGCGTACACGATCTCGTCCCCGAACACCGGGTCGCCGTCGTTCAGCAGGCGGTGGACGAGCATCAGCGCCTTGAGGGCCACGATCCAGTCGCGCGTCTTCCCTAGACGCTTTGACACCGCCGACACGCACGCGTGGACGTAGCCCCGGGACGACGACGTCAGCGTCAGTATCTCCCGCACGTGCTTCTCGCTCGCCGGCTCGTCCTCGTGCGACGTCGCTTTGACGATCGCCACCTCCAGGTCCGGCGCCAGGTTGCTCGCTACCTTCGCGATGCCTATGCTCGTCTGGTCCTTGACGGCCCCGATCGCCTTCCGGATCGTGCTCGGCGCCATCTCCGCCGTCGATTTGCTTCCCT
This window encodes:
- the LOC18792636 gene encoding probable clathrin assembly protein At4g32285 codes for the protein MAPSTIRKAIGAVKDQTSIGIAKVASNLAPDLEVAIVKATSHEDEPASEKHVREILTLTSSSRGYVHACVSAVSKRLGKTRDWIVALKALMLVHRLLNDGDPVFGDEIVYATRRGTRLLNLSDFRDEAHSSSWDHSAFVRTYALYLDQRLELMLFERKSGGGGGGGVGDRQSSIGSNGSSHYRSPPPRNYEYEYGGERDREFRDYENGGGMRKSRSYGDMNESVSRNGRDEKRAVTPLRDMKPEQIFAKMGHLQRLLDRFLATRPTGLAKISRMVLVAVYPVVRESFQLYGDICEVLAVLLDKFFDMEYPDCVKALDAYASAAKQIDELVGFYAWCKDSGLARSSEYPEVQRIGTKLLDTLEEFVRDRSKGTKSPERKVEPVPPPPQEEEPQNMNEIKALPAPENYTPPPPPEVVVKAEPKQEVVPDLVDLRDDGVSADAQGNKLALALFAGPGGSGPANGSWEAFPSDGQPQVTSAWQTPAAEPGKADWELALVETASNLSRQKQNLGGGLDPLLLDGMYDQGVVRQHVSTSQLTGGSASSVALPGPGKSATPVLALPAPDGTVQAVNQDPFAASLTVPPPSYVQMADLEKKQHLLVQEQQVWNQYAKEGMQGQGSLAKMSAPGYYGAAPYGMPPANGIGMPPAAGYYYTPY